A window of the Serinus canaria isolate serCan28SL12 chromosome 20, serCan2020, whole genome shotgun sequence genome harbors these coding sequences:
- the MMP9 gene encoding matrix metalloproteinase-9 has translation MALLLAPLVAGLLAASCCAAPLQGKPQAVVTFPGDLISTLPDLQLAERYLQRFGYTTEAEAKIGGRHLSLGKALLKMQKQLGLEETGELDAATLEAMRAPRCGVPDMGTFLTFDGDLKWDHMDLTYRVINYSPDLDRAVIDDAFRRAFQVWSDVTPLTFTQIYSGEADIMIMFGSQEHGDGYPFDGKDGLLAHAFPPGQGIQGDAHFDDDEFWTLGTGLVVKTRHGNANGAECHFPFIFEGHSYSRCTTEGRKDGLPWCATTPNYDRDKKYGFCPSELLYTNGGNSDGAPCVFPFVFEGTSYDACTTDGRSDGYRWCATTSSFDQDKKYGFCPNQDTAVIGGNSQGDPCVFPFTFLGQSYSACTSQGRQDGKLWCATTGNYDTDKKWGFCPDRGYSIFLVAAHEFGHSLGLDHSSVREALMYPMYSYIQDFQLHPDDVQGIQYLYGRGSGPKPTAPAPAPTEEPQPLPTEEPQPMPTEESQPMPTEETQPMPTEAGSTSTTEEEEEEETPEPTVEPIPVDPSRDACMEKNFDAITEINGELYFFKDGKYWTYSSFWKSGIQGAFSVANTWPGLPDTIDAVFQDLLTKRIFFFAGRQFWVFSGKSAVGPRGIEKLGIGKEAGRLSGALQRGRGKVLLFSGESYWRLDVKVQRVDKGYPRATDDVFTGVPLDARNVFLYQGKYHFCRGSFYWRMTPRYQVDRVGYVKYDILQCPQN, from the exons ATGGCACTCCTCCTGGCCCCGCTTGTGGCCGGGCTGCTGGCCGCCTCCTGCTGTGCAGCCCCTCTCCAGGGCAAGCCGCAGGCGGTTGTCACCTTCCCGGGGGACTTGATCAGCACCCTGCCGGATCTACAGCTGGCAGAG CGCTACCTGCAGAGGTTCGGCTACACCACGGAGGCAGAGGCTAAGATTGGTGGCAGGCACTTGTCCCTGGGCAAGGCACTGCTCAAGATGCAGAAGCAGCTGGGCCTGGAGGAGACGGGAGAGCTGGATGCTGCCACTCTGGAGGCCATGCGAGCCCCCCGCTGCGGCGTCCCTGACATGGGAACCTTCCTTACCTTTGATGGGGACCTCAAGTGGGACCACATGGACCTGACTTACCG ggtgatAAACTACTCCCCCGACCTGGACCGTGCTGTGATCGATGACGCCTTCAGACGGGCGTTCCAAGTGTGGAGCGATGTGACCCCTCTCACCTTCACCCAGATATACAGCGGAGAGGCAGACATCATGATCATGTTTGGCAGCCAAG agcatGGGGACGGGTACCCCTTTGATGGCAAGGACGGGCTCCTGGCCCACGCATTTCCCCCAGGCCAGGGCATACAGGGTGATGCCCACTTTGATGACGATGAGTTCTGGACACTGGGAACTGGCTTAG TGGTGAAGACTCGCCACGGGAATGCCAATGGAGCCGAATGCCACTTCCCCTTCATCTTCGAGGGCCACTCCTACTCCCGGTGCACCACAGAGGGGCGCAAGGATGGGCTGCCCTGGTGTGCCACCACCCCCAACTACGACCGGGATAAGAAATATGGCTTCTGCCCCAGCGAGC TCCTCTATACCAATGGTGGCAACAGCGATGGAGCCCCCTGTGTCTTCCCCTTCGTCTTTGAGGGCACCTCCTATGATGCCTGTACCACAGACGGGCGCTCCGATGGCTACCGCTGGTGTGCCACCACCTCCAGCTTCGACCAGGACAAGAAATATGGCTTCTGCCCCAACCAAG ACACGGCGGTGATCGGTGGCAACTCCCAGGGGGACCCGTGTGTCTTTCCCTTCACCTTCCTGGGACAGTCCTACAGTGCCTGCACCAGCCAGGGCCGGCAGGATGGCAAGCTCTGGTGTGCCACCACCGGCAACTATGACACCGACAAGAAGTGGGGTTTCTGCCCTGACAGAG GTTACAGCATCTTCCTGGTGGCTGCCCATGAGTTTGGACACTCACTGGGTCTGGACCACTCCAGTGTGCGTGAGGCCTTGATGTACCCTATGTACAGTTACATCCAGGACTTCCAGCTGCACCCTGATGATGTCCAGGGCATCCAGTACCTTTACG GTCGTGGCTCTGGCCCTAAGCCCACTGCACCTGCACCTGCTCCCACTGAGGAGCCCCAGCCGCTGCCCACGGAGGAGCCCCAGCCCATGCCCACAGAGGAGAGCCAGCCCATGCCCACAGAGGAGACCCAGCCCATGCCCACAGAGGCTGGCAGCACCTCCAccactgaggaggaggaggaggaggagacacCAGAGCCCACAGTTGAACCTATTCCTGTGGACCCCAGCCGGGATGCCTGCATGGAGAAGAACTTTGATGCTATCACAGAAATCAATGGGGAGCTGTACTTCTTCAAGGATGG GAAATACTGGACCTACTCATCCTTCTGGAAATCGGGCATCCAGGGTGCCTTCTCTGTTGCTAATACCTGGCCTGGCCTCCCAGACACCATTGATGCTGTTTTCCAGGATTTGCTCACCAAGAGGATCTTCTTCTTTGCTG GTCGGCAGTTCTGGGTGTTTTCTGGGAAGAGTGCAGTGGGCCCCCGGGGGATCGAGAAGTTGGGTATAGGGAAGGAAGCCGGCCGCCTCTCGGGGGCCCTGCAGCGGGGCCGCGGCAAAGTGCTGCTCTTCAGCGGGGAGAGCTACTggag gCTGGATGTGAAGGTTCAGAGGGTGGACAAGGGCTACCCCCGTGCCACCGATGATGTCTTCACCGGCGTCCCCCTTGATGCACGCAATGTGTTCCTCTACCAAG GCAAGTACCACTTCTGCCGGGGCAGCTTCTACTGGAGGATGACACCGCGCTACCAGGTGGACAGGGTGGGCTACGTCAAGTATGACatcctgcagtgtccccagaaCTGA